One Lepisosteus oculatus isolate fLepOcu1 chromosome 13, fLepOcu1.hap2, whole genome shotgun sequence genomic region harbors:
- the zbtb38 gene encoding zinc finger and BTB domain-containing protein 38 — protein MTVMSPASESLTDSSHFQTVLCCLNDQRIQGMFCDVTIVVEDIKFKAHKNVLAASSFYFKNAFSSQEFWVSGQVLELLDLKSDTFAGILNFIYSAKVALTGSEDVKLLVAAGKKLGIPFLENLAGQEKRSSNLDAVQKASPDSTLLCTESHSLKKETPNSSNEPRTEESECASGPRITNAFSIFEAGPNDELFSPLDLRANAKRSQDPENVPEGCPTQSVAAADCEQTQALSEHSYAANQMRKTTEQSETELNDGRKESFVPTRVLTKPMMSLSCSPLKKRHRLSSNLIKTTVVQSSESPLAFPNTTGGPVATSESQNDPPSSAIGSLAENTPAMETSTPALETLTDPSQNVDRCEYCNETFSNNALFHMHIQVHKKRFVSHLSCKFCRKKFMHLKRLHNHEQICSKAPILESEHESSCDQVLKGSDADNISSTKDNTPPTCHEGISDSNSRSSFQMEASETLQQLHRTMKVVGGHRTYVCGVCKRSYVTLSSLRRHENVHSWQRTYPCHYCNKVFALAEYRTKHEIWHTGERRYQCIFCLETFMTYYILKNHQKSFHGIDPRLAVNKKSSNGGFKSSIYPIKLYRLLPMKFRKRQYKTYSQTFAESTECNSQAFPVSVAESSQNSLNCRSPSSGFEENILMSGTEGGCVGQPLFSMPVTFMATPKVVASVAPHITFDHTGGTQPISLEADTCPQKTVNSTSHDTQVFDGIASNNNNKGSSITSYGSKVPSVIMQTRPASVIVCGNDAGSIAAHNNNDDGSPMPFLEMNTASLPGSNNDKGQGGARLEGLSAVQGTETAVSQVSQPAYSVASDRTASAHCMGSKTETYIAKPACPGPSLDSQVPPLCQITVKIGDEAIIRRRIKGTKLFQRKRKKCKQNHLPDEDRSALTGPKEKTGKNVCLRSRTDVTPIIEPEPYDDMTDRDTGDKLWRPYYSYKPKKKPKGANKPRSKHRRRGRRGRTPGRSSRSSEKTSDPAGADHYLDTSSNAHGSISSDMTGNGKHLRKSIHKDAYSCDICKSLFSSLSTLRTHIISCRPSEPLYVCKTCGKRCPSSEVQSADSPYLHGDRDFACKNCMEDGSCFNNTFKNHNTEKRYRCSFCPQRFLYLATKKSHEKKHVEQPGKGYNCYYCPKVCKSSATLEIHTRKHCIKTEEEEVDDKQSAKLLCSISSVREGLKTRMSENSDTDIAVAPKLEDQSEVSSNGHFQECKRPEIKSFISPQPEDALSFPGSPTPVPLIKAWNSNPGFQEHARGQHSESDEEQRQRHGFLTGGSDPDSCLPLVGHKSRQSNSEPFPPSRTVMPVLLSSTRTDGRKAECKQFCKEEMSFSANY, from the coding sequence ATGACAGTCATGTCTCCTGCATCAGAGAGCCTTACGGACAGCTCCCACTTCCAGACTGTTCTCTGCTGCTTAAATGACCAACGCATCCAGGGCATGTTCTGTGATGTGACGATTGTGGTGGAAGACATCAAGTTCAAAGCCCACAAGAACGTGCTGGCGGCGTCCAGCTTCTATTTCAAGAATGCCTTCTCCTCTCAAGAATTCTGGGTTTCAGGTCAGGTCCTGGAATTGCTGGACCTCAAGTCGGACACATTCGCGGGGATCCTGAACTTCATCTACAGCGCGAAGGTTGCCCTCACGGGCTCAGAAGATGTCAAGCTGTTAGTGGCTGCTGGTAAGAAATTAGGAATTCCTTTTCTGGAAAACCTAGCGGGGCAGGAGAAGCGATCTTCAAACCTTGATGCAGTCCAGAAAGCGAGCCCTGACAGCACCCTCCTTTGCACCGAGTCCCACTCCTTGAAAAAGGAAACCCCTAACAGCTCCAACGAACCAAGAACTGAAGAATCTGAGTGCGCAAGTGGGCCAAGGATCACCAATGCCTTCTCTATTTTTGAGGCAGGGCCTAACGATGAATTGTTTTCCCCGCTTGACCTGAGGGCCAACGCAAAGAGGTCTCAGGATCCTGAAAACGTCCCAGAGGGATGTCCCACCCAAAGTGTGGCAGCTGCAGACTGCGAGCAGACCCAGGCTCTATCAGAGCACTCTTATGCTGCAAACCAGATGCGCAAAACCACAGAGCAGAGTGAAACCGAACTGAACGACGGAAGGAAAGAATCCTTTGTGCCCACAAGAGTACTTACAAAACCAATGATGAGCCTGAGCTGTAGTCCACTGAAAAAACGCCACAGACTCAGTAGCAACCTGATTAAAACCACAGTTGTGCAAAGCAGCGAAAGCCCGCTCGCCTTCCCGAACACTACAGGTGGTCCTGTAGCAACATCAGAAAGCCAAAATGACCCTCCGAGTTCTGCAATTGGCTCGCTGGCAGAAAACACACCTGCAATGGAAACAAGCACTCCTGCACTCGAAACACTGACAGATCCAAGTCAAAATGTCGATCGATGTGAATACTGCAACGAGACCTTCAGCAACAACGCGCTGTTTCACATGCACATACAGGTCCACAAAAAGAGATTTGTCAGCCATCTGTCTTGTAAGTTTTGTCGCAAGAAATTCATGCATTTAAAGCGACTGCATAATCATGAGCAAATTTGCTCCAAGGCCCCGATATTGGAGTCTGAGCACGAATCGAGCTGTGATCAAGTATTAAAGGGCTCCGATGCAGATAACATATCGAGCACAAAAGACAATACACCCCCTACCTGCCATGAAGGCATCTCGGACAGTAACTCCAGAAGTTCTTTCCAAATGGAGGCCAGTGAGACCCTGCAGCAGCTGCACCGCACCATGAAAGTTGTCGGCGGGCACAGGACATATGTATGTGGTGTGTGTAAGCGCTCATACGTGACTTTATCTAGCCTGAGGAGACACGAAAACGTCCACTCATGGCAGAGGACATACCCGTGTCATTACTGCAATAAAGTCTTTGCCTTGGCCGAATATCGTACAAAACATGAAATCTggcacacaggagagaggcgCTACCAGTGCATTTTCTGCCTGGAGACGTTCATGACGTATTATATCTTGAAAAACCACCAAAAATCTTTCCATGGAATTGACCCGCGGTTAGCTGTGAATAAGAAGTCATCGAACGGAGGCTTCAAAAGTAGCATTTACCCAATTAAGCTCTACAGACTTCTGCCCATGAAGTTCAGAAAAAGGCAGTATAAAACATACAGCCAAACGTTTGCCGAGAGCACAGAGTGCAACAGCCAAGCCTTTCCAGTTTCTGTAGCTGAGAGTTCCCAGAATTCCTTGAACTGCAGATCACCCTCATCTGGCTTTGAGGAAAACATCCTCATGAGCGGAACAGAAGGTGGTTGTGTGGGACAGCCACTATTTTCAATGCCAGTGACCTTCATGGCCACTCCAAAGGTTGTTGCCTCAGTGGCACCTCATATTACATTCGATCACACAGGAGGAACTCAACCGATATCTCTCGAAGCAGACACGTGCCCACAGAAAACGGTGAATTCAACCTCTCACGACACACAGGTGTTTGATGGGATAgcaagcaacaacaacaataaggGATCTTCCATCACCAGCTATGGGTCTAAAGTTCCTTCTGTTATAATGCAGACCAGACCGGCGTCTGTCATTGTCTGTGGCAACGATGCAGGCTCTATAGCAGCTCATAACAACAATGATGATGGCAGCCCCATGCCATTCCTAGAAATGAACACTGCCAGCTTGCCAGGATCGAACAACGATAAAGGTCAAGGAGGAGCACGCTTGGAAGGATTGTCAGCTGTGCAAGGCACAGAGACTGCAGTAAGCCAGGTATCGCAGCCAGCTTACAGTGTCGCTTCTGACAGAACTGCAAGTGCTCACTGCATGGGAAGCAAAACCGAAACGTACATTGCGAAGCCAGCGTGCCCGGGCCCTTCTCTTGACAGCCAGGTCCCTCCTCTCTGCCAGATCACGGTGAAAATCGGGGACGAGGCCATCATTCGCAGGAGAATAAAGGGGACGAAACTCTTTCAAAGGAAGAGGAAGAAGTGCAAGCAGAATCACCTGCCTGACGAGGATCGGAGCGCTCTCACAGGGCCCAAAGAAAAGACTGGCAAGAATGTCTGTCTGCGCTCCAGGACAGATGTGACTCCCATTATAGAGCCCGAGCCGTACGACGATATGACCGATCGTGACACCGGTGACAAACTGTGGCGTCCTTATTACTCCTACAAACCGAAAAAGAAGCCCAAAGGGGCAAACAAACCGAGATCCAAGCACAGGCGGAGAGGCAGGAGGGGCAGGACACCTGGAAGGAGCTCGAGATCCAGTGAAAAAACATCAGATCCAGCCGGTGCAGACCACTACCTGGACACAAGTTCCAATGCACATGGCAGCATCTCGTCGGACATGACAGGAAATGGAAAGCACCTTAGAAAGAGCATCCACAAAGATGCCTACTCCTGTGACATTTGCAAAAGTCTCTTCTCCAGCTTGTCCACTCTGAGGACGCACATAATTAGCTGCCGCCCCAGTGAGCCGCTATATGTCTGTAAAACGTGTGGGAAGCGCTGCCCTTCCAGTGAGGTGCAGAGTGCAGACAGCCCCTACCTGCACGGTGACAGAGACTTTGCCTGCAAGAACTGCATGGAGGATGGCTCTTGCTTCAACAACACCTTTAAGAACCACAACACAGAGAAGCGCTACCGCTGCTCCTTCTGCCCACAGCGCTTCCTGTACCTGGCCACCAAGAAGAGCCATGAGAAGAAGCACGTGGAGCAGCCTGGAAAGGGATACAACTGCTACTACTGCCCGAAGGTGTGCAAGTCTTCAGCCACCCTGGAAATACACACAAGAAAGCATTGCATTAAGACTGAAGAGGAGGAGGTGGATGATAAACAATCAGCCAAATTGCTCTGCAGCATTTCTAGCGTAAGAGAAGGGCTGAAAACGCGGATGTCAGAGAACAGTGACACGGATATAGCCGTAGCCCCAAAACTTGAAGATCAGAGTGAAGTAAGCAGCAATGGGCACTTCCAGGAATGTAAGAGACCAGAAATCAAGAGTTTCATATCACCTCAGCCTGAGGACGCATTATCTTTCCCAGGGTCACCAACACCGGTCCCACTGATCAAAGCCTGGAACAGCAACCCAGGGTTCCAGGAGCACGCCAGAGGTCAGCACTCGGAAAGTGACGAAGAGCAGAGGCAGAGGCACGGTTTCCTGACGGGAGGGTCAGACCCTGACTCCTGCCTTCCGCTTGTGGGCCACAAGAGCCGTCAGAGCAACTCGGAGCCCTTTCCGCCTTCACGCACTGTGATGCCCGTACTCCTCAGCAGCACACGGACGGACGGACGAAAAGCAGAGTGCAAGCAATTCTGCAAAGAAGAAATGTCCTTTTCAGCCAATTACTGA